A portion of the Chondrinema litorale genome contains these proteins:
- a CDS encoding DUF58 domain-containing protein, translating into MEEIKQLIKKLQNYEIRIRKAINSQMQGDYHSVFKGSGLEFDDVRSYQYGDDIRHIDWHASAKGHGTFIKTFKEEKEQNIFFILDVSASQDIGKEHQKKIDVSKEICGVLSLSAVKEASSVGLLCFSDKKEKFIKPDKGPKHAYEIINTIFRLVPTSTRTNLNKAMLMALSTIRRKSMFVIISDFLDDDYERNLKAIARKHDLIAIHVADDRETSFPNVGIIPLHDKETGKTVWVNTSSKMFRKRIDHYYKESKESLQKMCKRNNANYLYVNTNEDYVPKLIKLFKIRNNYRK; encoded by the coding sequence ATGGAGGAAATCAAACAGTTAATAAAAAAGCTACAGAATTACGAAATCAGGATTCGTAAAGCTATTAATTCTCAAATGCAGGGAGACTATCATTCTGTTTTTAAGGGTTCGGGGCTTGAGTTTGATGATGTCCGCTCATATCAATACGGTGATGATATTAGACATATAGATTGGCATGCATCTGCTAAAGGGCATGGCACTTTTATAAAAACTTTCAAAGAAGAAAAAGAACAAAACATTTTCTTTATTCTTGATGTAAGTGCTTCTCAAGACATTGGTAAAGAACATCAAAAAAAGATAGATGTAAGTAAAGAAATTTGTGGTGTATTAAGTCTTTCGGCAGTAAAAGAAGCTTCATCTGTCGGTTTGTTATGTTTTAGTGATAAAAAAGAAAAATTTATTAAACCAGACAAAGGCCCTAAACATGCTTACGAGATAATAAATACTATATTTAGGCTTGTACCTACATCTACAAGAACCAACCTTAACAAAGCTATGCTTATGGCGCTTTCTACTATTAGAAGGAAAAGCATGTTTGTAATTATTTCCGATTTTTTGGACGATGATTACGAACGCAACCTTAAAGCCATAGCCCGAAAACACGATCTCATCGCGATACATGTAGCAGATGACAGAGAAACATCTTTCCCAAATGTTGGAATTATTCCTCTGCACGATAAAGAAACAGGTAAAACTGTTTGGGTAAATACTTCTTCTAAAATGTTTAGAAAAAGAATTGATCATTACTACAAAGAGAGCAAAGAGAGTCTACAAAAAATGTGTAAAAGGAATAATGCAAACTATCTCTATGTAAATACAAATGAGGATTATGTGCCTAAACTGATTAAATTATTTAAAATCAGAAATAATTACAGAAAATAA
- a CDS encoding DUF4296 domain-containing protein, producing the protein MKAILLSTVLVFFLWSCSKNKSEDAPEGILPKGEMINILVDLHLAESKVSERKESVSDKVALFNAYATHIYEQHNTDSTQYKNSHDYYMQSLDDMKEIYSTVTDSLQSLRDEFEKNDRKQPKKNEKSNSKTKKS; encoded by the coding sequence ATGAAAGCAATACTCTTATCGACGGTTCTAGTCTTTTTTTTATGGTCTTGTTCTAAAAACAAAAGTGAAGATGCACCAGAAGGTATTTTACCAAAAGGTGAAATGATTAATATTTTAGTTGATTTACACCTGGCAGAATCTAAGGTAAGTGAAAGAAAAGAGAGTGTTTCCGATAAAGTCGCTCTTTTTAATGCTTATGCTACTCATATTTACGAACAGCATAATACAGACAGTACACAGTACAAGAATAGCCACGATTATTATATGCAGAGCTTAGATGATATGAAGGAGATATATAGTACTGTAACAGATAGTCTCCAATCATTGCGAGACGAATTTGAAAAGAACGATAGAAAACAACCTAAAAAGAACGAAAAGTCTAATAGTAAGACCAAAAAAAGCTAA
- a CDS encoding M56 family metallopeptidase, with amino-acid sequence MIFTEQILSQEIIHALGWTILHALWQGTLVALALAVCMFFLTKSSAQIRYFISVSALATMLIISLITFYSVLPDKPINEISNQSEFEIDAPHEPVNQNYIYIEKTDIISQISYFVDYFNQHLPVIVTVWLLGVCIFSLKLLGGLAYIQRMKNYRVKAVGEMWHNKVKTIANQLGIKKHVSILESALVKVPLVVGHLKPVILLPLGTISGLSPNQLEAILAHEIAHIARNDFMVNILQSFIDILFFYHPAMWWISTVIRDERENCCDDIAVAVNKDSITFARALTELQEVHWRQPVAAMAIKGNKGKLKARVERLINTDGRNTLSASFKEGFITAIMVFVAILGFSFTINQTYFNKANNSQLVIDSLVTAEVINEPIKQDTLIIESQDSSNVEAEIVLPNPDLRGVSITMEDGRYVFARLDNENNVVELFIEGKKIKKNKFDNHLDVLIEIKESVDNKNLNKAILEAEKLKRDNLKSLVIKNQLEELDEMRKLKREINALQKKQIAVGLSQKEIQLLKVDLQRELDEKNQEELKRSLKEVHKLSEETKKLSNELVKEYARTNLQTHVIMTHEVNEKIKLLKEERNAIIEQIQKEQLLKELDTTRETLEKEKIKHNALRDNILAQLVKDGLIKSIDDKMELKLTKDELIINNKAQSGEYLKKCLQIYKDIMGKEMESKQNFIY; translated from the coding sequence ATGATATTTACAGAACAAATACTTTCTCAAGAAATTATTCACGCGCTAGGCTGGACAATTCTTCATGCATTGTGGCAAGGTACTTTAGTAGCTTTGGCATTAGCCGTTTGCATGTTTTTTCTTACTAAAAGTTCTGCACAGATTCGCTATTTCATTTCTGTTTCGGCATTAGCAACCATGCTAATTATATCATTAATTACTTTTTATTCAGTATTGCCAGATAAACCAATTAATGAAATAAGTAATCAATCGGAGTTTGAAATAGATGCGCCACATGAGCCTGTTAACCAGAATTACATCTATATTGAAAAGACAGATATAATTTCTCAAATAAGCTATTTCGTAGATTATTTCAATCAACATTTGCCCGTAATCGTAACAGTTTGGTTATTAGGTGTATGTATTTTCTCTCTTAAGTTATTAGGTGGTTTAGCTTATATCCAAAGAATGAAAAATTACAGAGTAAAAGCTGTAGGAGAGATGTGGCATAACAAAGTAAAGACAATAGCTAATCAATTAGGAATTAAAAAACATGTGTCTATTCTTGAATCTGCACTAGTAAAAGTGCCACTAGTTGTTGGGCACTTAAAACCAGTCATACTATTGCCATTAGGAACCATTTCAGGTTTATCGCCAAATCAATTGGAGGCTATACTTGCTCATGAAATAGCTCACATTGCCAGAAATGATTTTATGGTAAATATTCTACAATCTTTTATAGATATCTTATTCTTTTATCATCCTGCAATGTGGTGGATATCTACTGTTATTAGAGATGAAAGAGAGAATTGTTGTGATGATATTGCTGTAGCAGTTAATAAAGATTCTATCACTTTTGCTAGAGCACTAACAGAACTACAAGAAGTACATTGGAGGCAGCCAGTTGCAGCAATGGCTATAAAGGGTAATAAAGGCAAGTTAAAAGCTAGAGTTGAGCGATTAATTAATACAGATGGTAGAAATACGCTTAGTGCTTCTTTTAAAGAAGGTTTTATTACAGCGATAATGGTTTTTGTGGCAATCTTAGGCTTTTCATTTACAATAAATCAGACCTATTTTAATAAGGCAAATAACTCACAACTAGTAATAGATAGTTTAGTGACAGCTGAGGTAATAAATGAACCTATTAAACAAGATACTTTAATCATAGAAAGTCAGGATTCATCTAATGTAGAAGCTGAGATTGTTTTACCAAATCCAGATTTAAGAGGAGTAAGTATTACAATGGAAGATGGAAGATATGTTTTTGCTAGGCTAGATAATGAAAATAATGTCGTAGAACTGTTTATTGAAGGCAAAAAAATTAAAAAGAATAAGTTTGATAACCATCTTGATGTATTAATCGAAATCAAAGAATCTGTAGATAATAAGAACTTAAATAAAGCCATACTGGAAGCAGAAAAACTAAAAAGAGATAATTTAAAAAGCTTGGTTATTAAGAATCAACTAGAAGAGTTAGATGAGATGAGAAAACTGAAAAGAGAAATTAATGCTTTACAAAAGAAGCAAATAGCAGTAGGCTTATCTCAGAAAGAAATACAATTACTTAAAGTTGATCTTCAAAGAGAATTAGATGAGAAAAACCAAGAGGAATTAAAGCGTAGTTTGAAAGAGGTTCACAAACTTAGTGAAGAAACAAAAAAACTTAGTAATGAATTAGTAAAAGAATATGCAAGAACAAATCTTCAAACTCATGTCATCATGACACACGAAGTAAACGAAAAAATAAAATTACTTAAAGAAGAACGAAATGCTATAATTGAGCAAATACAAAAAGAGCAGCTTCTTAAGGAGTTAGATACAACAAGAGAAACATTAGAAAAAGAGAAAATAAAGCATAATGCCTTAAGAGATAATATTTTAGCTCAATTAGTAAAAGATGGCTTAATAAAATCTATTGACGATAAAATGGAATTAAAACTTACTAAAGATGAACTGATAATTAATAATAAGGCACAATCTGGCGAATATTTAAAAAAGTGCTTGCAGATATATAAAGATATTATGGGAAAGGAAATGGAGAGCAAGCAAAACTTTATATATTAG
- a CDS encoding M16 family metallopeptidase, with translation MKFLKPFNFAVLGVLLSTQLWAQTKLIEKVTKKGDEIVIPYEKYELENGLTLIIHEDHSDPLVHVDVTYHVGSAREELKKSGFAHFFEHMMFQGSDNVADEEHFKIVTESGGTLNGSTSKDRTNYYETVPSNQLETMLWLESDRMGFFLDAVTQKKFEVQRATVKNEKQQNYDNRPYGRWSEITASALYPYGHPYSWLTIGVLEDLDRVDVTDLKKFFMRWYGPNNATLTIGGDVEVENVIKLAEKYFGEIPRGPEVEDMDLDLPTLDKDRYVSYVDNNIRFPAIMFTFPTIPRFHEDEPALDCLAEIIGTGRSSYFYQKFVKTQQAIQASIFHSTNELSGEFTMFVLPFPGKSLSEFEQQMRDALVEFEQNGVKDEDIIKFKSRYESRTINGLATVSGKVSQLAAYEYMTDNPNFQQEELSRYMNVTKEDVIRVYNKYIKGKNAVIASVIASEDQEPAKADNFTPQTEGENPFPTTDYSGLTYTKPESSFDRSKQPVAGKAPLVNVPKVWKEDFSNGIKVIGTQSTEIPTVALQLSINGGHRFDAAMPEKSGLASLTASMLNEATENFTTEEIAEELEKLGSSISIYAGDDYTMISLRALSKNLKPTLELMEEKLFKPKFAEEDFERLKKQQLEGIMSSQKDPSSIASQVYSRLLYGDEHIFSVPSSGIEESVQAVTIDDVKSFYGEYYSPSISELVIVGSLSKKEILPMLDFLKNWKAKDVTIPELPTPQTVDKTKIYLVDKEQAPQSQIRIGYMTDMPYDATGDYFKSYLMNYPLGGAFNSRINLNLREDKGWTYGARTYFSGDDNVGPFTASAGIKAVASDSAVYEFMNEIKMYADDGITEDELDFMKKSIGQRDARDYEAPYQKASFLRRIVHYGLDEDYVKEQNKILQSMTKEEINKLAKKNLPYEKMNILVVGDKASLKPKLARLGYEIVELDAKGDVVKDESQINDEGGK, from the coding sequence ATGAAGTTTCTAAAGCCATTTAATTTCGCCGTCCTAGGAGTATTGCTATCCACACAACTCTGGGCACAAACAAAGTTAATCGAAAAGGTTACAAAGAAAGGAGATGAAATTGTAATTCCTTACGAGAAATACGAACTTGAAAATGGGCTCACCCTTATCATTCACGAAGATCACTCAGACCCATTAGTTCATGTTGATGTTACTTACCATGTAGGATCGGCAAGAGAAGAATTGAAGAAATCAGGTTTTGCTCACTTCTTTGAGCATATGATGTTCCAAGGCTCAGATAACGTGGCCGACGAAGAGCATTTTAAAATTGTTACAGAATCTGGAGGTACCTTGAACGGATCGACAAGTAAAGACCGTACAAACTATTACGAAACTGTGCCAAGCAACCAGTTAGAAACAATGCTATGGTTAGAGTCTGACCGTATGGGATTTTTTCTTGACGCTGTAACTCAGAAAAAATTTGAAGTACAGAGAGCTACCGTAAAAAATGAAAAACAACAAAACTACGATAACAGACCTTATGGTAGATGGTCAGAAATAACTGCTAGTGCTTTATACCCTTATGGACACCCTTACTCTTGGTTAACCATTGGTGTATTAGAAGATTTAGATAGAGTAGATGTTACCGACCTAAAAAAATTCTTTATGCGTTGGTATGGGCCAAATAATGCAACGCTTACTATTGGTGGTGATGTTGAAGTTGAAAATGTAATTAAACTAGCAGAAAAATACTTCGGAGAAATACCGAGAGGTCCAGAAGTAGAAGACATGGATCTTGATTTACCTACATTGGATAAAGATAGATATGTATCTTACGTGGATAATAACATTCGTTTTCCAGCGATCATGTTCACATTCCCAACAATACCAAGATTCCACGAAGACGAGCCTGCATTAGACTGCTTAGCTGAAATTATCGGAACAGGTCGCAGCTCTTACTTCTATCAAAAGTTTGTAAAAACTCAACAGGCTATCCAGGCAAGTATTTTTCATAGCACCAATGAACTTTCTGGAGAATTTACCATGTTTGTTTTACCATTCCCAGGTAAATCACTTAGCGAGTTTGAACAACAAATGCGTGATGCATTAGTAGAGTTCGAGCAAAATGGTGTAAAAGACGAAGACATTATAAAATTCAAAAGCCGTTACGAATCAAGAACAATAAACGGTTTGGCCACAGTAAGTGGTAAAGTTTCTCAACTGGCTGCTTATGAGTATATGACGGACAATCCGAACTTCCAACAAGAAGAGTTAAGTCGTTACATGAATGTGACCAAAGAAGATGTAATTAGAGTTTATAACAAATACATCAAAGGTAAAAATGCAGTAATTGCGTCTGTAATTGCTAGTGAAGATCAAGAACCTGCTAAAGCAGATAACTTTACTCCTCAAACCGAAGGTGAAAATCCATTCCCAACAACTGATTACAGTGGTTTAACTTACACTAAACCTGAAAGTTCTTTCGACAGAAGTAAACAACCAGTTGCTGGAAAAGCACCTCTTGTAAATGTGCCAAAAGTTTGGAAAGAAGATTTTAGCAATGGCATTAAAGTAATTGGAACTCAATCTACTGAGATACCGACTGTAGCTTTACAACTTTCTATTAATGGTGGTCATAGATTTGATGCAGCAATGCCAGAAAAATCAGGGCTTGCTTCTCTTACTGCTTCTATGCTCAACGAGGCTACTGAAAACTTTACTACAGAAGAAATTGCAGAAGAACTAGAGAAACTTGGTAGCAGCATCAGTATTTATGCTGGCGACGATTATACAATGATTAGCTTAAGAGCTCTTTCAAAAAACCTAAAACCTACTTTAGAATTGATGGAAGAAAAACTCTTCAAACCAAAATTTGCCGAAGAGGATTTTGAGCGCTTGAAAAAACAGCAATTAGAAGGAATTATGTCTTCTCAAAAAGACCCATCTTCTATTGCAAGTCAGGTTTATAGCAGATTGCTTTACGGCGATGAACACATTTTCTCAGTGCCATCTTCTGGTATCGAAGAATCTGTACAAGCAGTCACAATTGATGATGTAAAAAGCTTCTACGGAGAATATTACTCTCCATCAATATCTGAATTAGTAATCGTTGGTAGCCTTTCAAAAAAAGAAATTTTACCAATGTTAGATTTCTTAAAAAACTGGAAGGCAAAAGATGTAACTATTCCTGAATTGCCAACACCTCAAACAGTTGATAAAACCAAAATTTATTTAGTAGATAAAGAGCAAGCTCCTCAATCTCAAATAAGAATTGGTTACATGACAGACATGCCTTACGACGCAACTGGAGATTATTTCAAATCTTATTTAATGAACTATCCGCTTGGTGGTGCATTTAACAGCCGCATCAACCTCAACCTCCGTGAAGATAAAGGTTGGACATATGGTGCTCGTACATATTTTAGTGGTGATGATAATGTAGGACCGTTTACAGCAAGTGCTGGTATTAAAGCTGTAGCATCTGATAGTGCAGTATATGAATTTATGAATGAGATTAAAATGTATGCTGATGATGGTATTACAGAAGACGAACTAGATTTTATGAAAAAATCTATTGGACAGAGAGATGCGCGTGATTACGAAGCGCCTTACCAAAAAGCCAGTTTCTTAAGAAGAATTGTTCATTATGGTTTAGACGAAGATTATGTAAAAGAACAAAACAAAATATTACAGTCTATGACTAAAGAAGAGATTAATAAATTGGCTAAAAAGAATCTTCCATACGAAAAAATGAATATTCTAGTAGTTGGTGATAAAGCATCTTTAAAACCAAAACTAGCTCGCTTAGGCTACGAAATAGTAGAGTTAGATGCAAAAGGTGATGTAGTTAAAGATGAAAGTCAAATAAATGATGAAGGAGGTAAATAA
- a CDS encoding vWA domain-containing protein, producing the protein MDNTGIEHFFSPEWFFPSTFTGFDWVNPIFLYLIAALPLFLLVRWLINRQTRQKLEIALPEDKARKSNSALLRLIPPTFLSLTVLFVLIALSRPQRTNEQVEQYTEGIDIMLVMDISESMQIEDFVPNRLEAAKSVGKDFINGRFQDRIGLVIFSGEAISYSPLTTDYELLNTLIDDISFNMVRKGGTAIGLAIGVTINRMKDSNAKSKVMILLSDGENTAGSIDPETAAKIAKDKGIKMYTIGVGKEGKVPYGTDMFGRKRYIEQSLDESTLRMIADLGDGRYFRATNNQALDEIFGVIDQYEKAEIKETRFQDTKDYYFIYLFYGILFFLLWLATKNTFMVNALED; encoded by the coding sequence ATGGATAATACAGGTATAGAACATTTTTTTAGCCCTGAGTGGTTTTTCCCCAGCACTTTTACAGGATTCGATTGGGTGAATCCGATATTCCTTTATTTAATAGCAGCTTTACCATTATTTTTATTGGTAAGATGGCTTATAAACAGGCAAACCCGACAAAAATTAGAAATCGCTTTACCAGAAGATAAAGCAAGAAAAAGTAATAGTGCTTTATTAAGACTAATACCGCCTACATTTCTTTCTTTAACCGTTTTGTTTGTTCTTATCGCGCTATCTCGTCCGCAAAGAACTAATGAGCAGGTTGAGCAATATACCGAAGGGATCGACATCATGTTGGTAATGGATATCTCAGAGTCTATGCAAATTGAAGACTTTGTACCAAACAGATTAGAAGCTGCTAAAAGTGTTGGAAAAGACTTTATAAACGGGCGTTTTCAAGATAGAATTGGCTTAGTAATTTTTTCGGGTGAGGCCATCTCCTACTCTCCACTTACTACCGATTACGAGCTCCTCAATACACTTATTGACGATATAAGTTTTAATATGGTGAGGAAAGGAGGTACTGCAATAGGTTTAGCTATTGGAGTTACCATTAACCGAATGAAAGATTCCAACGCCAAGTCTAAAGTGATGATTTTATTGAGTGATGGAGAAAACACTGCTGGCTCTATTGATCCAGAAACCGCTGCTAAAATTGCCAAAGATAAAGGCATTAAAATGTATACAATTGGTGTAGGTAAAGAAGGTAAAGTACCTTATGGCACTGATATGTTTGGTAGAAAACGCTACATTGAACAATCATTAGATGAAAGTACACTCAGAATGATTGCAGACCTTGGCGATGGCAGGTATTTTAGGGCTACCAATAACCAAGCTTTAGATGAGATATTTGGTGTAATTGATCAGTATGAAAAAGCTGAAATAAAGGAAACTCGCTTCCAAGACACTAAAGACTACTACTTTATCTACCTTTTTTATGGAATTTTATTTTTCTTGTTATGGTTAGCAACCAAAAATACGTTTATGGTTAATGCATTAGAAGATTAA
- a CDS encoding BlaI/MecI/CopY family transcriptional regulator, translating into MAKPTEAELEVLQVLWKSGPSTVKEVHDILATSKEVGYTTTLKIMQNMFEKKLVKREPAGRSHVYEALVSEEDTQKKLLDKFLHTAFGGSAMKLVMQALGNHNPSKEEIESIRKILNQKEGGKK; encoded by the coding sequence ATGGCCAAGCCAACAGAAGCAGAACTAGAAGTTTTGCAAGTATTATGGAAAAGTGGGCCCTCCACTGTAAAAGAAGTACATGATATACTTGCTACAAGCAAAGAAGTAGGATACACCACCACATTAAAAATAATGCAAAATATGTTTGAGAAAAAACTAGTAAAAAGAGAGCCTGCTGGTAGAAGCCATGTATACGAAGCATTGGTTTCTGAAGAAGACACTCAAAAAAAATTGCTAGATAAATTCTTACACACAGCCTTTGGAGGTTCTGCTATGAAGCTTGTAATGCAAGCTTTGGGTAATCACAATCCATCTAAAGAAGAAATTGAAAGCATTAGAAAAATATTAAATCAAAAAGAAGGAGGTAAAAAATGA
- a CDS encoding tetratricopeptide repeat protein, with product MGSAQDNEITLPEKPVSAKNLFLKFDSCIQVNDIVNAVLYADTACQLYESYWTKKDIPLANVYRKSAELFSSKQQLDEASQYAKKAIEVLQHHFPKTLPEIGELYVSLGNIAQYRSLPNQAIRYFQQALDLWSQLPPEMLTESYLVLYIEIGKIYYQMREFDAAIAYYEQARKFITKQLGNEDNYNIATLYTQIGIAYAETDSVDKALFYLEQGSKITERLFNQKIEDNAIIYSHISMVHFKNRNYDSAIVYANKTIDVYESLPEDHHEELKEFKLLMARIYFWTEAYETSAYWYNSYLEESAKEEITTKDLAHLYLQTGGTFAGKMSMHHAITFYEKGLELYELANDHDPLTLASLFTSISNIYNELHYYDKALILQKQAAHFYNSGDSVENDTKINAYLNVANTLELTKEYKEEIDWLNKALEKTERTNNLKALIWNKLAFANYQINKLEEALNYALLESSFYIDVYEGIHINTASAYLLLGNIYTKIKNQDEAYKAYNKALHFDTGIFDQITQVALDANRFLSYLYRIKGNNNKADQHAVLAMKIQQGMSSTK from the coding sequence ATGGGAAGTGCACAGGATAATGAAATTACCCTTCCAGAAAAACCTGTTTCAGCAAAAAATTTATTCCTCAAATTCGACTCCTGCATTCAAGTAAATGATATTGTAAACGCCGTACTTTATGCTGATACTGCCTGCCAGTTATACGAATCGTACTGGACGAAAAAAGATATACCTCTTGCCAATGTTTATAGAAAATCTGCCGAATTATTTTCATCTAAACAACAACTTGATGAAGCTTCTCAATATGCAAAAAAAGCTATAGAAGTATTACAACATCATTTTCCTAAAACACTTCCAGAAATTGGAGAGCTGTATGTCTCTTTAGGAAATATAGCTCAATATAGGTCTTTACCTAATCAAGCAATTCGTTATTTCCAGCAAGCTTTAGATTTATGGTCACAGTTACCACCCGAAATGCTTACGGAAAGTTATCTAGTACTCTATATCGAAATTGGAAAGATATATTATCAAATGCGAGAGTTTGATGCAGCGATTGCATACTACGAACAAGCTAGAAAATTCATTACCAAGCAACTTGGCAATGAAGACAACTATAATATAGCAACCCTCTACACACAAATAGGAATAGCTTATGCAGAAACCGATTCTGTAGATAAAGCTCTTTTTTATCTTGAACAAGGAAGTAAAATAACGGAAAGGCTTTTTAACCAAAAAATTGAAGATAATGCGATTATCTATTCGCATATTTCTATGGTACATTTTAAAAATAGAAATTACGATAGCGCCATAGTTTATGCTAATAAAACTATTGATGTTTATGAATCTCTGCCGGAAGATCATCATGAAGAACTAAAAGAATTTAAATTACTAATGGCTAGAATCTATTTCTGGACAGAAGCCTATGAAACCTCAGCTTATTGGTATAATTCCTATTTAGAAGAATCGGCCAAAGAAGAGATTACAACAAAAGATTTAGCTCATTTATACTTACAAACAGGTGGTACATTTGCTGGTAAAATGAGTATGCATCATGCCATTACTTTTTACGAAAAAGGATTGGAATTATACGAATTAGCAAATGATCATGATCCACTTACATTGGCTTCATTATTTACTTCAATAAGCAACATTTATAATGAACTCCATTATTACGACAAAGCCCTTATCCTGCAAAAACAAGCAGCTCATTTTTATAATTCGGGAGATTCGGTAGAAAATGATACTAAAATAAATGCTTATCTAAATGTTGCTAACACCTTAGAGCTTACTAAAGAATACAAAGAAGAAATTGATTGGCTAAATAAAGCCCTTGAAAAAACTGAAAGGACTAATAACTTAAAAGCTTTAATTTGGAATAAGCTTGCCTTTGCCAATTACCAAATTAATAAGCTCGAAGAAGCGCTTAATTATGCTTTACTCGAAAGTAGTTTTTATATAGATGTTTACGAAGGAATACATATAAATACAGCAAGTGCCTATTTACTTCTTGGAAACATCTATACTAAGATAAAAAATCAAGATGAAGCCTACAAAGCCTACAATAAAGCGCTACATTTTGATACTGGTATTTTTGATCAAATTACCCAAGTGGCACTAGATGCCAATCGCTTTTTGTCTTACTTATATAGAATTAAGGGGAATAATAATAAAGCCGACCAGCATGCAGTGTTAGCCATGAAAATTCAGCAAGGCATGAGTAGTACAAAATAA
- a CDS encoding methyltransferase RsmF C-terminal domain-like protein, protein MSKPKEINLPESFTIRMKETLGSEFDKFLEALSDQPPVSVRYNPQKYLVKDSQNETVPWCRNGFYLESRPEFFKDPLIFAGAYYVQEASSMFVDKALEAYLPKDEPVKVLDLCAAPGGKSTLINSAISSDSLLLSNEIVSKRAIPLAENLMRWGNPNVLVANNNPQDLEILSEFFDVILVDAPCSGEGMFRKDKKVINLWGDNLPQACAQRQEQILESVDKMLKPGGLLIYSTCTFSPEENEEQVRNLVNSEEYESLQLPIKPEWGITELVENMANNAKAYNYRFYPHKTRGEGFFLSCLRKLDDGYASSKIKLSKKAVNSFKSLPKKYLDIIEKWVKKPDSLTFIQQEDEMVYAFPKALLADLKLIDKALNLRMKGVELGKLRNNKFIPSHHLAVSQILSDKIPVIELDYEQAVYYLKKQEIEVNTATVKGWAVVSYEGVNLGWIKVLPNRINNYYPIDLRIRKDFEIE, encoded by the coding sequence ATGAGTAAGCCAAAGGAAATAAACTTGCCGGAAAGTTTTACAATCCGGATGAAAGAGACATTGGGTAGTGAATTTGATAAATTTCTGGAGGCGTTAAGTGATCAACCTCCTGTTTCAGTGAGGTATAATCCACAAAAGTATCTGGTTAAAGATAGCCAGAATGAAACAGTTCCTTGGTGTAGAAATGGTTTTTATCTGGAATCTCGCCCAGAGTTTTTTAAAGATCCATTAATTTTTGCTGGTGCTTATTATGTACAGGAAGCTTCATCTATGTTTGTTGATAAAGCACTAGAAGCATACCTACCAAAAGATGAACCTGTAAAAGTACTAGACCTATGTGCTGCTCCTGGAGGTAAAAGTACTTTGATAAACTCAGCTATTAGTAGCGATAGTTTACTTCTCTCAAACGAAATCGTATCCAAAAGGGCAATTCCTCTTGCAGAGAATTTAATGCGTTGGGGAAACCCGAATGTATTGGTGGCAAATAATAACCCTCAAGATTTAGAAATTCTCTCGGAGTTTTTTGATGTAATCTTAGTAGATGCTCCTTGTTCAGGCGAGGGTATGTTTAGAAAAGATAAGAAAGTAATTAATTTATGGGGTGATAATCTGCCTCAAGCCTGTGCACAACGCCAAGAACAAATACTGGAGAGTGTAGATAAGATGTTGAAACCGGGCGGACTGCTTATTTACAGTACTTGTACTTTTTCTCCCGAAGAAAATGAAGAACAAGTAAGAAACTTGGTAAACTCAGAAGAGTATGAGTCTCTACAACTTCCTATAAAGCCAGAATGGGGAATAACAGAATTGGTTGAAAATATGGCTAATAATGCAAAAGCCTATAATTATAGATTTTATCCACATAAAACTAGAGGTGAAGGCTTTTTCTTATCTTGTTTAAGAAAGTTAGATGATGGATATGCAAGCAGTAAAATAAAACTCTCTAAAAAAGCAGTCAACTCTTTCAAATCACTTCCTAAAAAATACCTCGATATAATTGAGAAATGGGTAAAAAAACCAGATAGTTTAACTTTTATCCAGCAAGAAGATGAAATGGTATATGCATTTCCAAAGGCATTACTTGCTGATCTAAAGTTAATAGACAAAGCATTAAACCTAAGAATGAAAGGGGTTGAACTGGGCAAGCTCCGAAATAATAAATTTATACCTTCACACCATCTTGCTGTTAGTCAAATCCTATCCGATAAAATTCCTGTGATAGAGCTTGATTACGAACAAGCTGTATACTATCTCAAAAAGCAAGAAATTGAAGTAAATACCGCGACAGTTAAAGGTTGGGCTGTAGTTTCTTATGAAGGTGTAAACTTAGGCTGGATTAAAGTATTACCTAATCGAATAAATAATTATTACCCTATTGATTTACGCATCAGAAAAGACTTCGAGATAGAATAA